A genomic region of Devosia ginsengisoli contains the following coding sequences:
- a CDS encoding aminotransferase class V-fold PLP-dependent enzyme, translated as MSENLARQFLIREDITFLNHGSFGACPRPVFVAYQNWQLELERQPVEFLGRNLTEAMRQPRIALAAELGTIEDNIVGLTNATLGLNIVAQSLDLKPGDQILTTDHEYSALEKTWAYVCRRTGAEIVVVKVPLPLQTETQFTDAILAGMTERTRVLFLSHITSPTALLFPIERAIAEARRRGIWSVIDGAHTPGHIRLDLDRLGADFYAGNCHKWLMAPKGSAFLYARPDMQGLIRPLVISHGWTEASGRPGVLGAFGNSPFIDELEMQGTRDPAPWLTVSAALDYRRDNDWESVAAHCQALAQDTARRLAERTGLAPLSAPEFCAPQMVAMPIPDCDVAALKLALYDKYRIEIPVFRWQDRCIARLSVQGYNSRPQMDLLIDALTDLLALG; from the coding sequence GTGTCCGAAAACCTTGCCCGGCAATTCCTGATCCGCGAGGACATCACCTTCCTCAACCACGGCTCGTTCGGCGCCTGTCCGCGCCCGGTCTTTGTCGCCTACCAGAACTGGCAGCTCGAACTCGAGCGCCAGCCGGTGGAATTTCTCGGCCGCAATCTCACCGAAGCGATGCGCCAGCCCCGCATCGCGCTCGCCGCCGAATTGGGCACTATCGAGGACAATATCGTCGGCCTGACTAATGCCACGCTCGGCCTCAACATAGTCGCCCAGTCGCTCGACCTGAAGCCGGGCGACCAGATCCTCACCACCGATCACGAATATTCAGCACTGGAGAAAACCTGGGCCTATGTCTGCCGCCGCACCGGCGCTGAAATCGTCGTGGTCAAGGTGCCTCTGCCGTTGCAGACCGAAACCCAGTTCACCGACGCCATCCTTGCCGGCATGACCGAGCGCACCCGCGTGCTGTTCCTCAGCCACATCACCTCGCCCACCGCCCTGCTCTTCCCCATCGAGCGGGCCATTGCCGAAGCCCGCAGGCGCGGCATCTGGAGCGTCATCGATGGCGCCCACACGCCCGGCCATATCAGGCTCGACCTCGACCGGCTCGGCGCCGATTTCTATGCCGGCAATTGCCATAAATGGCTGATGGCCCCCAAGGGCTCGGCCTTCCTCTATGCCCGCCCCGACATGCAGGGGCTCATCCGCCCACTGGTCATCTCGCATGGCTGGACCGAAGCCTCCGGCCGGCCTGGCGTCCTCGGCGCTTTCGGCAATTCGCCCTTCATCGACGAGCTGGAAATGCAGGGCACCCGCGATCCGGCGCCGTGGCTGACCGTGTCCGCCGCGCTCGACTATCGCCGCGACAATGATTGGGAATCCGTCGCCGCCCATTGCCAGGCTCTGGCGCAGGATACGGCCCGGCGCCTCGCGGAACGCACCGGCCTCGCCCCGCTGAGCGCGCCCGAATTCTGCGCCCCGCAAATGGTCGCCATGCCGATTCCCGATTGCGATGTCGCCGCGCTCAAGCTGGCGCTCTACGACAAGTACCGCATCGAAATTCCGGTCTTCCGCTGGCAGGACAGATGCATCGCCCGCCTGTCGGTGCAGGGCTACAATTCCCGCCCCCAGATGGACCTGCTGATCGATGCCCTGACCGACCTGCTGGCCCTGGGCTGA
- a CDS encoding spermidine synthase, translating into MLPWIKLDEATMPGGGVLKLMQRGTEFSIMSGTTELMNSRLSGSEEQLATLSAARLAARAKPRILIGGLGMGFTLRAALQSFPAGSEIVVAELVPEVVAWARGPLNAIHGTSLDDDRVKLHQGDVATAITSGTPFDAILLDVDNGPDGLSRPANDRLYSAAGLATAKAALTSGGHLAVWSSAPDAKFTKRLRQSGMDVEEIGVRATRSGRGARHTIWFATRPGRLA; encoded by the coding sequence ATGCTGCCCTGGATCAAGCTCGATGAAGCCACCATGCCCGGCGGCGGCGTGCTCAAGCTGATGCAGCGCGGCACCGAATTCTCCATCATGTCCGGCACGACCGAACTGATGAACAGTCGCCTCAGCGGTTCCGAAGAGCAGTTGGCAACCCTCTCCGCCGCCCGCCTCGCCGCCAGGGCCAAACCGCGCATCCTGATCGGCGGCCTCGGCATGGGCTTCACCCTGCGCGCCGCCCTGCAGAGCTTCCCCGCCGGCAGCGAAATCGTCGTGGCCGAACTGGTACCCGAAGTCGTCGCCTGGGCGCGCGGTCCGCTCAATGCCATCCATGGCACCAGCCTCGATGATGACAGGGTAAAGCTCCACCAGGGCGATGTCGCCACCGCCATCACCTCAGGCACGCCGTTCGACGCCATCCTGCTCGATGTCGATAACGGTCCCGACGGCCTGTCGCGGCCGGCCAATGACCGGCTCTACAGCGCTGCCGGTCTCGCCACCGCCAAAGCCGCCCTGACATCGGGCGGTCACCTGGCCGTCTGGTCCTCCGCGCCCGATGCGAAATTCACCAAGCGCCTGAGGCAATCGGGCATGGACGTCGAGGAAATCGGCGTCCGCGCCACCAGAAGCGGCCGGGGTGCGCGCCACACGATCTGGTTCGCCACCCGCCCCGGTCGCCTTGCCTGA
- a CDS encoding DoxX family protein — MKIAGWVLSGLIGLFLVVASAAPKFMGIEAATYAMEVVGWPVKYLLLIGCIEVGCVILFLIPRTALLGAVLTTGLLGGALAANLRVDNPLFSHTLFSIYLGVAVWVALWLREEKLRGVFPLVK; from the coding sequence ATGAAGATTGCAGGTTGGGTATTGAGCGGGCTGATCGGGCTGTTTCTGGTGGTTGCGTCAGCCGCGCCGAAATTCATGGGGATCGAGGCGGCGACCTATGCCATGGAAGTGGTGGGCTGGCCGGTGAAATACCTGCTGCTGATCGGCTGTATCGAGGTGGGATGCGTGATCCTGTTCCTCATTCCGCGGACGGCATTGCTGGGCGCCGTGTTGACCACGGGGCTGCTGGGCGGCGCGCTGGCGGCCAATCTGCGGGTGGATAATCCGCTGTTCAGCCACACGCTGTTTTCTATTTATCTCGGCGTGGCGGTGTGGGTGGCGCTGTGGCTGCGCGAGGAAAAGCTGCGCGGCGTGTTTCCGCTGGTGAAGTAG
- a CDS encoding transketolase, whose product MDRIASIEALTRKALWLSNWMIHHANHIRPNVDGVKVGGHQASSASMAAIMAALYFGVLKPEDRVAVKPHAAPVFHAIQYLFGKQSLEKIQQFRAFGGAQSYPSRTKDSDDVDISTGSVGLGVAFTAFASLIQDYVRAKPWADTSRPEGRMVALVGDAELDEGNVYECLLEGWKHGLRNTWWVIDYNRQSLDGVVREGLYDRIEAIFRAFDWTVVTLKYGALQRSVFAEPGGEKLKAWIDAAPNAIYSALMFRGGAAWRERLSDEIGDQGDVSALLARRSDAELAELMANLGGHCTQSLLEQFEAAGSDKPTVFIAYTVKGWATPLAGHKDNHAGQMTGAQIEQLRRAMQVREGHEWDKLEGLADPAAIERFLATVPFNTNESRRHTSPAVATIGPQFVGTGPTSTQTAFGKILDAIAKTDSDLARRIVTTSPDVTASTNLGTWVNRRNLYANREMVDVFQKEAIPSAQKWRFTPEGQHLELGIAEMNLFLALGAAGLSHSLFGERLLPIGTLYDPFISRGADALNYACYQDARFLLVATPSGVSLAGEGGAHQSIASPLIGMAQDGLASFEPAFADELSVVMDWAFDYMQRSGDARPDLADWPRDVTGGSVYLRLSTRSIEQPPRKVDKALSDGIIRGAYWLKPPTPECDVVIAYQGVLASEAIAAAGAIGGDRRNVAVLAVTSADRLNAGWHAAQRARLHGDHAATSHIETLLADIPYRAGLVTAIDAHPATLGWLGSVLGHRTITLGVEHFGQTGTVNDLYAHFGIDAAAIENAARSLIGRA is encoded by the coding sequence ATGGATCGGATCGCCAGCATCGAAGCGCTGACCAGGAAAGCCCTGTGGCTGTCCAACTGGATGATCCACCACGCCAATCACATCCGCCCCAATGTCGACGGCGTCAAAGTCGGCGGGCATCAGGCCAGTTCCGCCTCCATGGCGGCGATCATGGCCGCGCTCTATTTCGGCGTGCTGAAGCCGGAGGATCGTGTCGCAGTCAAGCCCCATGCCGCCCCGGTCTTTCATGCTATCCAATATCTGTTCGGCAAGCAGAGCCTGGAAAAAATCCAGCAATTCCGCGCCTTCGGCGGCGCCCAATCCTATCCCAGCCGCACCAAGGATAGCGACGACGTCGATATTTCCACCGGCTCGGTCGGCCTCGGCGTCGCCTTCACCGCCTTTGCTTCGCTGATCCAGGACTATGTGCGGGCCAAGCCCTGGGCCGACACATCGCGCCCCGAAGGCCGCATGGTCGCCCTGGTCGGCGATGCCGAACTCGACGAGGGCAATGTCTACGAATGCCTGCTCGAAGGCTGGAAACACGGCCTGCGCAACACCTGGTGGGTCATCGACTACAACCGCCAGAGCCTCGACGGCGTCGTCCGCGAAGGGCTCTATGACCGTATCGAAGCCATTTTCCGCGCCTTCGACTGGACCGTGGTCACCCTCAAATACGGTGCCCTGCAACGATCAGTCTTTGCCGAGCCGGGCGGCGAAAAACTCAAGGCCTGGATCGACGCCGCGCCCAACGCCATCTATTCCGCCCTGATGTTCCGCGGCGGCGCGGCCTGGCGCGAGCGGCTGAGCGACGAAATCGGCGACCAGGGAGATGTCTCGGCTCTCCTCGCCCGCCGCAGCGATGCCGAACTGGCGGAGCTGATGGCCAATCTCGGCGGCCATTGCACGCAAAGCCTGCTCGAACAGTTCGAAGCCGCCGGCAGCGACAAGCCCACCGTCTTCATCGCTTATACCGTCAAGGGCTGGGCCACGCCCTTGGCTGGTCACAAGGACAATCACGCCGGCCAGATGACGGGTGCCCAGATCGAGCAGTTGCGCCGGGCGATGCAGGTCCGCGAAGGCCACGAATGGGACAAGCTCGAAGGCCTGGCCGATCCCGCCGCCATCGAGCGCTTCCTCGCCACTGTGCCGTTCAACACCAACGAAAGCCGCCGCCACACTTCACCGGCCGTCGCCACTATCGGTCCCCAGTTTGTCGGCACCGGCCCCACCTCGACCCAGACCGCCTTCGGCAAGATTCTCGACGCCATCGCCAAGACCGACAGCGACCTCGCCCGCCGCATCGTCACCACCTCACCCGACGTCACCGCCTCGACCAATCTCGGCACCTGGGTGAACCGGCGCAATCTCTACGCGAACCGCGAAATGGTCGACGTCTTCCAGAAGGAAGCCATTCCCAGCGCCCAGAAATGGCGCTTCACCCCCGAAGGCCAGCACCTCGAACTGGGCATTGCCGAGATGAACCTGTTTCTCGCCCTCGGCGCCGCCGGCCTCAGCCATTCCCTGTTCGGCGAACGCCTGCTGCCCATCGGCACGCTCTACGATCCCTTCATTTCGCGTGGCGCCGATGCGCTGAACTATGCCTGCTACCAGGATGCCCGTTTCCTGCTCGTCGCCACGCCCTCGGGCGTGTCGCTGGCCGGCGAGGGCGGCGCGCATCAGTCCATCGCCTCGCCACTGATCGGCATGGCGCAGGATGGCCTTGCCAGCTTCGAGCCGGCCTTTGCCGACGAACTCTCGGTCGTCATGGATTGGGCCTTCGACTATATGCAACGCTCCGGCGATGCCCGTCCGGACCTGGCCGATTGGCCACGCGACGTCACCGGCGGCTCGGTCTATCTCCGCCTCTCCACCCGCAGCATCGAGCAGCCGCCCCGCAAGGTGGACAAGGCCCTGTCAGACGGCATCATCCGCGGCGCCTATTGGCTCAAGCCGCCAACGCCGGAATGCGACGTCGTCATCGCCTATCAGGGCGTCCTCGCCAGCGAAGCCATCGCCGCGGCCGGCGCCATCGGCGGCGACCGGCGCAATGTCGCCGTGCTGGCCGTCACCTCGGCCGACCGCCTCAATGCCGGCTGGCATGCCGCGCAGCGCGCGCGCCTCCACGGCGACCACGCCGCAACCAGCCATATCGAAACCCTGCTGGCCGACATCCCGTATCGCGCCGGTCTCGTCACGGCGATCGACGCCCATCCGGCCACGCTCGGCTGGCTCGGCAGCGTGCTCGGCCACCGCACCATCACGCTGGGCGTCGAACATTTCGGCCAGACCGGCACGGTCAACGATCTCTACGCCCATTTCGGCATCGACGCCGCGGCCATCGAAAATGCCGCCCGCAGCCTCATCGGCAGGGCATGA
- a CDS encoding DUF3597 domain-containing protein, translating into MSLFDSIKSRIFGADAPAGASPATSAKAPTPAASPDIKAAQQAALDAGMAAANKAIADAIAANAAAAKVDVGAVLDAAVAKSGQKLNWKTSIVDLMKALDLDSSLTARKQLADELGYTGDKSDSAAMNIWLHKQVLAKLAANGGKVPESLIA; encoded by the coding sequence ATGAGCTTGTTCGACAGCATCAAATCCAGGATTTTCGGCGCGGATGCGCCCGCCGGCGCTTCGCCCGCCACATCCGCCAAGGCGCCCACGCCGGCCGCCTCCCCCGATATCAAGGCCGCCCAGCAGGCCGCGCTCGATGCCGGCATGGCCGCCGCCAACAAGGCCATTGCCGACGCCATAGCGGCCAATGCCGCCGCCGCCAAGGTCGATGTCGGTGCTGTGCTCGACGCCGCCGTCGCCAAATCGGGCCAGAAGCTCAACTGGAAGACCTCCATCGTCGACCTCATGAAGGCCCTCGATCTCGACTCCTCCCTCACCGCCCGCAAGCAGCTCGCCGACGAGCTCGGCTATACCGGCGACAAATCCGACTCCGCCGCCATGAATATCTGGCTGCACAAGCAGGTTCTCGCCAAACTCGCCGCCAATGGCGGCAAGGTCCCCGAAAGCCTCATCGCCTGA
- a CDS encoding AAA family ATPase, translating to MSLIVKEVQVKGFQGYRQISVPMWDDVNFIIGRNGSGKTSFVRLLYASLNLDASELAQGQFQSLTVKFRNTESKRVPVLTIEKDTSRSNVLDIRFRPHSKAPITRYYVDEDDSESGRFRVTERNILAELLSRQNSISENIRPLSELRRTLRRNLQFSWLPLLRSRGVARRASEYYAADFADEPINRKIKELLSQITSFLAVLDTRVSEANKKFQRSVFVSYIRQGLFDVRALQRLNMRTEQSELLRMLNEMEYPISDIEGAIESFFQGAEQTKGSVIPGQPSLIKIDQIFLFDLGVQP from the coding sequence ATGTCACTTATAGTCAAAGAAGTTCAAGTCAAAGGATTCCAAGGCTACCGTCAAATATCGGTCCCCATGTGGGACGACGTGAATTTTATCATTGGACGAAATGGCTCTGGAAAAACTTCATTTGTAAGGTTGTTGTATGCGTCACTAAATCTCGACGCATCAGAACTTGCCCAAGGCCAGTTCCAGTCTCTTACTGTGAAGTTCAGAAATACCGAAAGTAAGCGCGTCCCCGTTTTAACGATCGAAAAAGATACGTCTCGTTCGAACGTACTCGATATTCGTTTCCGGCCACACAGCAAGGCTCCTATAACGCGCTACTATGTTGACGAGGACGATTCTGAATCTGGCAGGTTCAGAGTAACCGAGCGCAACATTTTGGCCGAACTGCTTTCTCGACAAAATTCCATCAGCGAGAACATACGCCCGCTTTCGGAGCTTCGCCGTACTCTTCGACGAAACCTACAATTCAGTTGGCTCCCATTATTGCGGTCACGTGGAGTGGCCCGACGAGCAAGCGAGTATTACGCCGCTGATTTTGCGGACGAACCAATCAACAGAAAAATAAAAGAACTTCTATCTCAGATCACCTCCTTCTTGGCGGTACTGGACACCAGAGTTTCTGAAGCTAACAAGAAATTCCAGCGAAGCGTGTTTGTCTCTTATATCCGCCAAGGTCTCTTTGATGTGCGGGCGCTGCAAAGACTAAATATGCGAACAGAGCAATCAGAACTACTTCGCATGTTGAACGAAATGGAATACCCCATCTCTGACATAGAAGGAGCTATTGAGAGCTTCTTTCAAGGCGCTGAGCAAACAAAAGGTTCCGTTATACCCGGGCAACCGTCATTGATCAAAATCGATCAAATCTTCCTGTTCGATTTAGGCGTGCAGCCATAA
- a CDS encoding Lrp/AsnC family transcriptional regulator yields the protein MAEAAAIALTALDRKILRALQEDGRMTVQAIAERVGLSASPCLRRIRQMERAGIIAGYSAVVEQKAVGLPVSVFISIRLERQRSHELDAFGAAISRWPEVMECYLMTGQFDFLLRVVCADLGAYEQFLRERLTQVEGVASIESSFSLGQVKYSRVLPL from the coding sequence ATGGCGGAAGCCGCCGCTATTGCCCTGACCGCCCTCGACCGGAAAATCCTGCGGGCGCTGCAGGAGGACGGGCGCATGACCGTGCAGGCGATTGCCGAACGCGTCGGGCTTTCGGCCTCGCCCTGCCTGCGGCGGATACGGCAGATGGAGCGGGCGGGGATCATTGCGGGCTATAGCGCGGTGGTGGAGCAGAAGGCCGTCGGGCTGCCGGTTTCCGTGTTTATTTCCATACGGTTAGAGCGGCAGCGCAGCCATGAACTGGATGCGTTCGGGGCAGCGATCAGCCGCTGGCCGGAGGTGATGGAATGCTATTTGATGACCGGACAGTTCGATTTCCTGCTGCGGGTGGTCTGCGCCGATCTGGGGGCCTATGAGCAGTTCCTGCGCGAGCGACTGACGCAGGTGGAGGGCGTGGCCAGCATCGAAAGCAGCTTCTCGCTGGGGCAGGTAAAGTATTCCCGGGTGCTGCCTTTGTGA
- the uvrB gene encoding excinuclease ABC subunit UvrB: protein MSARTSKTKINSVDRIDFGFGEAEQAGFGHKPSDKALSARDISRAAAKDPETLGKLRDALSSARSKSGSSRTIEDASTVGVTATVKALEQIILHGRKEVEGSSPWVPHKAANLLEKRAPSRPFRMQTDYKPAGDQPTAIAELVEGINNGESDQVLLGVTGSGKTFTAAQVIAQTNRPALILAPNKTLAAQLYGEFKSFFPDNAVEYFVSYYDYYQPEAYVPRTDTYIEKESTINEQIDRMRHSATRAILERDDVIIVASVSCIYGIGSVEDYTAMTIDVQKGQKIDQRELLAKLVALQYKRGDTGFVRGTFRVRGDTVEIFPAHYEAAAWRVTLFGNEIESIVEFDPLTGKKSADLTFIRVFANSHHVTPRTTMNQAIKAIRAELAARLQELNGAGRFLEAQRLEQRSLFDLEMMEATGSCAGIENYSRYFSGRKPGEPPPTLFEYLPDNALVFVDESHVTIGQLGAMYRGDLRRKATLAEYGFRLPSCMDNRPLRFEEWNAMRPQSVYVSATPGSWEMDQTGGVFAEQVIRPTGLIDPPVEIRPAKAQVDDVVDEIRQTNAKGYRTLLTVLTKKMAEDLTEYLHEQGIRVRYMHSDVDTIERIEIIRDLRLGAFDVLVGINLLREGLDIPECGLVAILDADKEGFLRSETSLIQTIGRAARNVDGKVVLYADRETGSMTRALAETNRRREKQLAYNEANGITPQSVRSNIHDIVDSVYEQDHVTISIGKGKDGKEAVAVGANLAAVIKDMEAQMREAATNLEFEKAARLRDEVKRLREMELDTLEGEVS from the coding sequence ATGTCGGCCAGGACAAGCAAGACCAAGATCAACTCCGTCGATCGCATCGACTTCGGATTCGGCGAGGCCGAACAGGCCGGCTTCGGCCACAAACCCTCCGACAAGGCCCTCTCCGCCCGCGACATCTCCCGCGCCGCCGCCAAGGATCCCGAAACCCTCGGCAAGCTGCGCGACGCCCTCAGCAGCGCCAGGTCCAAATCCGGCTCCAGCCGCACCATCGAAGATGCCAGCACCGTCGGCGTCACCGCCACGGTCAAGGCCCTTGAACAGATCATCCTGCACGGCCGCAAGGAAGTGGAGGGCTCCTCCCCCTGGGTGCCGCACAAGGCCGCCAATCTGCTCGAAAAGCGCGCACCCTCCCGCCCCTTCCGCATGCAGACCGACTACAAACCGGCCGGCGACCAGCCCACCGCTATCGCCGAGCTGGTCGAGGGCATCAACAATGGCGAATCCGATCAGGTCCTGCTCGGCGTCACCGGCTCCGGCAAGACCTTCACCGCCGCCCAGGTCATCGCCCAGACCAACCGCCCGGCCCTCATCCTCGCCCCCAACAAGACCCTCGCCGCCCAGCTCTATGGCGAGTTCAAATCCTTCTTCCCCGACAATGCGGTGGAATATTTCGTCTCCTACTACGACTATTACCAGCCCGAGGCCTACGTCCCGCGCACCGACACCTATATCGAGAAGGAATCCACCATCAACGAGCAGATCGACCGCATGCGCCACTCGGCCACGCGCGCGATCCTCGAGCGCGACGACGTCATCATCGTCGCCTCCGTCTCCTGCATCTACGGCATCGGCTCAGTGGAAGACTACACGGCCATGACCATCGACGTGCAGAAGGGCCAGAAGATCGACCAACGCGAGCTGCTCGCCAAGCTGGTCGCGCTGCAATACAAGCGCGGCGACACCGGCTTCGTCCGCGGCACCTTCCGCGTGCGCGGCGACACCGTCGAAATCTTCCCCGCCCACTACGAAGCCGCCGCCTGGCGCGTCACCCTCTTCGGCAACGAAATAGAGTCGATCGTAGAGTTTGACCCTCTTACGGGCAAAAAAAGCGCCGATCTCACCTTCATCCGCGTCTTCGCCAATTCCCACCACGTGACGCCGCGCACCACGATGAACCAGGCCATCAAGGCCATCCGTGCCGAACTCGCAGCCCGCCTGCAGGAGCTCAACGGCGCCGGCCGCTTCCTCGAAGCCCAGCGCCTCGAACAGCGCTCCCTCTTCGACCTCGAAATGATGGAAGCCACCGGCTCCTGCGCCGGCATCGAGAATTATTCCCGCTACTTCTCCGGCCGCAAACCCGGCGAGCCGCCGCCGACCCTGTTCGAATACCTGCCCGACAATGCCCTGGTTTTCGTCGACGAAAGCCACGTCACCATCGGCCAGCTCGGCGCCATGTATCGCGGCGACCTGCGCCGCAAGGCCACCCTCGCCGAATACGGCTTCCGCCTGCCCTCCTGCATGGACAACCGCCCCCTCCGCTTCGAGGAGTGGAACGCCATGCGCCCGCAATCGGTCTATGTCTCGGCCACGCCAGGCTCATGGGAAATGGACCAGACCGGCGGCGTCTTCGCCGAACAGGTCATCCGCCCCACCGGCCTCATCGATCCCCCGGTCGAAATTCGCCCGGCCAAGGCCCAGGTCGATGATGTCGTCGACGAAATCCGCCAGACCAATGCCAAGGGCTACCGCACCCTGCTGACCGTCCTCACCAAGAAAATGGCCGAGGACCTCACCGAATACCTGCACGAACAGGGCATTCGCGTCCGCTACATGCACTCCGATGTCGACACCATCGAGCGCATCGAAATCATCCGCGACCTGCGCTTGGGCGCCTTCGACGTCCTCGTCGGCATCAACCTCCTCCGCGAAGGCCTCGACATCCCCGAATGCGGCCTCGTCGCCATCCTCGACGCCGACAAGGAAGGCTTCCTCCGCAGCGAAACCTCCCTCATCCAGACCATCGGCCGCGCCGCCAGAAACGTCGACGGCAAAGTCGTCCTCTACGCCGACCGCGAAACCGGCTCCATGACCCGCGCCCTAGCCGAAACCAACCGCCGCCGCGAAAAGCAACTGGCCTACAATGAAGCCAACGGCATCACCCCCCAATCCGTCCGCTCCAACATCCACGACATCGTGGACAGCGTCTACGAACAGGACCACGTCACGATCTCCATCGGCAAAGGCAAAGACGGCAAGGAGGCGGTCGCCGTCGGCGCCAACCTCGCCGCCGTCATCAAAGACATGGAAGCCCAGATGCGCGAAGCGGCGACGAATCTGGAGTTTGAGAAGGCCGCAAGGCTGAGGGACGAAGTGAAGCGGCTGCGGGAGATGGAACTGGATACGCTGGAGGGGGAGGTGTCTTAG
- the hemH gene encoding ferrochelatase, whose protein sequence is MSQSLPSDQSQINPSRIGVLLLNLGTPDGTDYWSVRRYLGEFLSDPRVIETPKWLWWPILNLGILTFRPQKSGHAYAQIWDKEKDESPLRVITRDQAEALAQRLAGHGEIMVDFAMRYGNPSTRSVLEKMQAAGCQKILLVPLYPQYSATTTATANDKAFDALRDMRWQPAVRTAPAYFDDPNYVAALGNSIRDGVAALDFEPDLVITSYHGLPQSYVERGDPYERHCRETTRLARGYLGWPEERMMVTFQSRFGPTKWLEPATAETLEALPGKGVKKVAILAPAFSVDCIETLEEIAMQGRDSFMGAGGEKFAYIPCLNASAGGMDMIEAMVRRELAGWI, encoded by the coding sequence ATGTCTCAGTCTCTCCCGTCCGATCAGTCGCAAATCAACCCGTCCAGGATCGGCGTTCTGCTGCTCAATCTGGGTACGCCTGATGGCACCGACTATTGGAGCGTGCGCCGCTATCTGGGGGAATTCCTCAGCGATCCGCGCGTCATCGAGACGCCGAAATGGCTGTGGTGGCCCATTCTCAACCTGGGCATCCTGACCTTCCGGCCGCAGAAGAGCGGCCATGCCTATGCGCAGATCTGGGACAAGGAAAAGGACGAGAGCCCGCTGCGGGTGATTACCCGCGACCAGGCCGAGGCGCTGGCACAGCGACTGGCCGGGCATGGGGAAATCATGGTCGATTTCGCCATGCGCTACGGCAATCCCTCGACCCGGAGCGTGCTGGAGAAGATGCAGGCCGCTGGCTGCCAGAAAATCCTGCTGGTGCCGCTCTATCCGCAATATTCGGCGACGACGACCGCGACCGCCAATGACAAGGCGTTCGACGCCTTGCGCGACATGCGCTGGCAGCCGGCGGTGCGCACGGCGCCGGCCTATTTCGACGACCCGAACTATGTCGCCGCCCTGGGCAATTCGATCCGCGACGGCGTGGCGGCGCTGGATTTCGAGCCGGACCTGGTCATCACCAGCTATCACGGCCTGCCGCAGAGCTATGTCGAGCGCGGCGACCCCTATGAGCGGCACTGTCGCGAAACGACGCGGCTGGCGCGGGGCTATCTGGGCTGGCCGGAAGAGCGGATGATGGTGACGTTCCAGTCCCGTTTCGGGCCGACCAAATGGCTGGAGCCGGCGACTGCGGAGACGCTGGAAGCGCTGCCGGGCAAGGGCGTCAAGAAAGTCGCGATCCTCGCGCCGGCTTTCTCGGTGGATTGCATCGAGACGCTGGAAGAAATCGCCATGCAGGGCCGTGACAGCTTCATGGGCGCAGGCGGCGAGAAGTTTGCCTATATCCCTTGCCTCAATGCCAGTGCCGGCGGCATGGACATGATCGAGGCCATGGTGCGGCGGGAGCTGGCCGGCTGGATCTGA